In Microbacterium lushaniae, the following are encoded in one genomic region:
- the mmsA gene encoding multiple monosaccharide ABC transporter ATP-binding protein codes for MSENILEMRGITKTFPGVKALANVTLAARAGEIHAICGENGAGKSTLMKVLSGVYPHGTYDGEIVFAGEEVQFRSLRDSEAKGIVIIHQELALSPYLSIAENIFLGNERTSAGLIDWNRTNFEAAKLLKRVGLRDNPTTKISQIGVGKQQLVEIAKALSKDVKLLILDEPTAALNDEDSAHLLELILQLKEEGVTSIIISHKLNEIKRVADSVTVLRDGKSIETISKADVTEDRIIKDMVGRDLEHRYPDHEPQIGEELLRVEDWTAHHPQDPARVIVDRVSLSVRAGEIVGIAGLMGAGRTEFAMSLFGRSYGTRISGRVFMRGKEIKTRTVSEAIDHGLAYATEDRKTYGLNLIEDIKRNISMASLRKLEKAGLVNDNEEFRVANEYRRDLNIKAPSVLAKTGKLSGGNQQKVVLSKWIYSDPDVLILDEPTRGIDVGAKYEIYTIINRLAAEGKGIIVISSELPELLGISDRVYALSEGRITGELPIDEATPESVLKLMTMENPR; via the coding sequence GTGTCAGAGAACATCCTGGAGATGCGCGGCATCACCAAGACCTTCCCGGGCGTGAAGGCCTTGGCGAATGTCACCCTCGCCGCGCGCGCGGGGGAGATCCACGCGATCTGCGGTGAGAACGGCGCGGGCAAGTCCACGCTCATGAAGGTGCTGTCGGGCGTGTACCCGCACGGCACCTACGACGGCGAGATCGTGTTCGCGGGCGAGGAGGTGCAGTTCCGGAGCCTCCGCGACAGCGAGGCCAAGGGCATCGTCATCATCCACCAGGAGCTGGCGCTGAGCCCGTACCTGTCGATCGCCGAGAACATTTTCCTGGGCAACGAGCGCACCAGCGCCGGGCTCATCGACTGGAACAGGACCAACTTCGAAGCGGCGAAGCTGCTCAAACGCGTCGGGCTGCGCGACAACCCCACGACCAAGATCAGCCAGATCGGCGTCGGCAAGCAGCAGCTCGTGGAGATCGCCAAGGCGCTGTCCAAAGACGTCAAGCTCCTCATCCTCGACGAGCCGACCGCCGCCTTGAACGACGAGGACTCCGCCCACCTGCTGGAGCTCATCCTCCAGCTCAAGGAGGAGGGCGTGACCTCGATCATCATCAGCCACAAGCTCAACGAGATCAAGCGCGTCGCCGACAGCGTCACCGTCCTCCGCGACGGCAAGTCGATCGAGACGATCTCGAAGGCCGACGTCACCGAAGACCGCATCATCAAAGACATGGTGGGCCGCGATCTCGAGCACCGCTACCCCGACCACGAACCGCAGATCGGCGAGGAGCTGCTGCGCGTGGAGGACTGGACGGCGCACCACCCGCAGGACCCGGCGCGCGTGATCGTCGACCGGGTCTCGCTCAGCGTGCGCGCGGGGGAGATCGTGGGGATCGCCGGGCTCATGGGCGCCGGCCGCACCGAGTTCGCGATGAGCCTGTTCGGCCGCAGCTACGGCACGCGCATCTCCGGCCGGGTGTTCATGCGCGGCAAGGAGATCAAGACGCGCACGGTGTCCGAAGCCATCGACCACGGTCTCGCGTACGCCACCGAGGACCGCAAGACCTACGGACTGAACCTCATCGAGGACATCAAGCGCAACATCTCGATGGCGTCGCTGCGCAAGCTGGAGAAGGCCGGGCTCGTCAACGACAACGAGGAGTTCCGCGTCGCGAACGAGTACCGCCGCGACCTGAACATCAAGGCCCCCAGCGTCCTGGCCAAGACCGGCAAGCTCTCCGGCGGCAACCAGCAGAAGGTCGTGCTGTCGAAGTGGATCTACTCCGACCCCGACGTGCTGATCCTGGACGAACCCACGCGCGGCATCGACGTGGGGGCGAAGTACGAGATCTACACGATCATCAACCGCCTGGCGGCCGAGGGGAAGGGCATCATCGTGATCTCCTCCGAGCTGCCCGAACTGCTCGGCATCTCCGACCGCGTGTACGCCCTGTCGGAGGGGCGCATCACCGGCGAGCTGCCCATCGACGAGGCCACGCCCGAATCCGTCCTCAAGCTCATGACCATGGAGAACCCCCGCTGA
- a CDS encoding aldo/keto reductase produces the protein MTIPTVALNDGNSIPQLGYGVFLVPPDDTERAVSEALEVGYRHIDTAAIYGNEKGVGAAIAASGIPRDELFITTKLWNDRHDGDEPHKAIAESLEKLGLEQVDLYLVHWPTPAKDNYLHAWEKMIEIRDAGHTRSIGVSNFLVPHLDRIVEATGVTPVVDQIELHPAYSRRDIVEWGAAHDMHIESWGPLGQGKYDLFGIRAVAEAAAAHDKTPAQAVLRWHIQHGFIVFPKSVRRERLEENFDIFDFELTDAEMAAIDSIDPQDGSGRVASHSDEVN, from the coding sequence ATGACGATTCCCACAGTTGCGCTCAACGACGGCAACAGCATCCCCCAGCTCGGCTACGGCGTGTTCCTGGTTCCGCCGGATGACACCGAGCGGGCGGTCAGCGAAGCGCTCGAGGTGGGCTACCGCCACATCGACACCGCCGCCATCTACGGCAACGAGAAGGGCGTGGGCGCGGCGATCGCCGCCAGCGGCATCCCGCGCGACGAGCTGTTCATCACGACGAAGCTGTGGAACGACCGTCACGACGGCGACGAGCCGCACAAGGCCATCGCCGAGAGCCTCGAGAAGCTCGGTCTCGAGCAGGTCGACCTCTACCTCGTCCACTGGCCGACGCCGGCGAAGGACAACTACCTGCACGCGTGGGAGAAGATGATCGAGATCCGGGATGCGGGGCACACGCGCTCCATCGGCGTCTCGAACTTCCTCGTGCCGCACCTGGACCGCATCGTCGAGGCCACCGGCGTAACCCCCGTCGTCGACCAGATCGAGCTGCACCCCGCGTACTCGCGTCGCGACATCGTCGAGTGGGGCGCCGCGCACGACATGCACATCGAGTCGTGGGGACCGCTGGGGCAGGGCAAGTACGACCTGTTCGGCATCCGCGCCGTCGCCGAGGCGGCCGCCGCGCACGACAAGACCCCCGCCCAGGCGGTGCTGCGCTGGCACATCCAGCACGGCTTCATCGTGTTCCCCAAGTCGGTGCGCCGCGAGCGCCTCGAGGAGAACTTCGACATCTTCGACTTCGAGCTCACCGACGCCGAGATGGCCGCGATCGATTCGATCGACCCGCAGGACGGGTCGGGGCGCGTCGCGTCGCACTCCGATGAGGTGAACTGA
- a CDS encoding quinone oxidoreductase family protein, with protein MPRAVVYTEFGAPEVLRMVEIPSGRPGAGQLRIRIEAAGVNPVDAKLRSGRRASPPIDAPRRAGADGAGVVLEVGDDVDGFRPGLPVTVFDTLGTYADEVVVPAASVVPRPPAVSAVQAAALGVPVGTAYQSLRSLRVGPGDTLLVHGGSGAVGRAAVQYAVLWGARVIATSSDRRAPGVRELGATTVPYGEGLTERVRDAAPEGITVALDCVGTDEAVQTSLDLVADRSRIVTLVRGAEADELGIRAFRGGSPHPLTEREAAWRREAIPVTLGLLAAGAFSVELGPALPLSDAADAQRLVARGTDGKIILLP; from the coding sequence ATGCCGCGCGCCGTCGTCTACACCGAGTTCGGAGCACCCGAGGTGCTGCGGATGGTCGAGATCCCCTCGGGCCGTCCGGGCGCCGGGCAGCTGCGCATCCGCATCGAGGCCGCCGGGGTCAACCCGGTCGACGCGAAGCTGCGCTCCGGCCGCCGCGCCAGCCCGCCCATCGACGCGCCGCGCCGCGCCGGCGCCGACGGGGCCGGCGTCGTGCTCGAGGTCGGCGACGACGTCGACGGCTTCCGTCCCGGTCTGCCGGTCACCGTCTTCGACACACTCGGGACGTATGCCGACGAGGTCGTCGTGCCCGCCGCATCCGTCGTCCCCCGCCCACCCGCCGTCAGCGCGGTGCAGGCGGCGGCGCTGGGGGTTCCGGTCGGGACCGCCTACCAGTCGCTGCGGTCGCTCCGGGTGGGCCCGGGCGACACCCTCCTCGTGCACGGCGGCTCGGGCGCGGTGGGTCGCGCGGCCGTGCAGTACGCCGTGCTGTGGGGCGCCCGCGTCATCGCGACCTCCTCCGACCGGCGAGCGCCGGGCGTGCGGGAGCTGGGCGCGACGACCGTGCCCTACGGCGAGGGGCTGACCGAGCGCGTCCGGGATGCGGCGCCCGAGGGGATCACGGTGGCCTTGGACTGCGTCGGCACCGACGAGGCCGTCCAGACCTCACTGGACCTCGTCGCCGACCGCTCGCGCATCGTGACCCTCGTGCGCGGAGCCGAGGCCGACGAGCTCGGGATCCGGGCGTTCCGCGGCGGCAGCCCGCATCCGCTGACCGAGCGGGAGGCCGCGTGGCGGCGCGAGGCGATCCCCGTGACGCTGGGTCTCCTCGCCGCCGGCGCGTTCTCCGTCGAGCTCGGCCCGGCCCTGCCCCTCTCCGACGCCGCCGACGCGCAGCGCCTGGTGGCCCGCGGCACCGACGGCAAGATCATCCTCCTGCCCTGA
- the mmsB gene encoding multiple monosaccharide ABC transporter permease, with protein MTLTNSTPTEAVGAKVDPPDNRFTRWLTHLLSDLGRNGIFIALIAVVALFAILTDGILLRPQNISNLVVQNGYILVLAIGMVMVIIAGHIDLSVGSVAAFVGALSGVFAVKMGMPWWLAILLSLLIGALVGAWQGFWIAYVGIPAFIVTLAGMLIFRGLALVVLGNANIGSFPTEYRALGNGFLSGLFGETDPDLFTLAIGAVAIIALVVQQLRTRAGRAKYGQEVEPLVWVIAKLVLVAAAIGFFTYSLASYKGIPVTLIVLAALVMVYGIVMNRTVFGRHIYAIGGNRHAAELSGIKTRRVDFWLFVNMGFLAALAGLIFTARLNLAGPKAGDGFELEAISAAFIGGAAVQGGVGTIGGAIIGGLIIGVLNNGMSILGIGIDWQQAVKGLVLLLAVAFDVYNKRRSGN; from the coding sequence ATGACACTCACCAACAGCACCCCCACCGAGGCCGTCGGCGCGAAGGTCGATCCGCCCGACAACCGGTTCACCCGGTGGCTCACGCACCTGCTCAGCGACCTCGGTCGCAACGGCATCTTCATCGCGCTGATCGCGGTGGTGGCGCTGTTCGCGATCCTGACCGACGGCATCCTGCTGCGCCCGCAGAACATCTCCAACCTGGTGGTGCAGAACGGGTACATCCTGGTGCTGGCCATCGGCATGGTCATGGTGATCATCGCCGGCCACATCGACCTGTCGGTGGGATCGGTCGCCGCCTTCGTCGGCGCGCTCTCGGGCGTTTTCGCGGTGAAGATGGGCATGCCGTGGTGGCTCGCGATCCTGCTGTCCCTCCTCATCGGCGCCCTCGTCGGCGCGTGGCAGGGGTTCTGGATCGCCTACGTCGGGATACCCGCGTTCATCGTGACGCTCGCCGGCATGCTGATCTTCCGCGGACTCGCCCTCGTCGTGCTCGGCAACGCGAACATCGGATCGTTCCCGACGGAGTACCGGGCCCTGGGCAACGGGTTCTTGTCGGGTTTGTTCGGCGAGACCGATCCAGACCTGTTCACCCTGGCCATCGGGGCGGTGGCGATCATCGCGCTGGTCGTCCAGCAGCTGCGCACGCGCGCGGGCCGGGCGAAGTACGGCCAGGAGGTCGAGCCCCTCGTGTGGGTCATCGCCAAGCTCGTGCTGGTGGCCGCGGCGATCGGGTTCTTCACCTACTCCCTCGCGTCGTACAAGGGCATCCCGGTGACGCTCATCGTGCTGGCAGCCCTCGTGATGGTCTACGGCATCGTCATGAACCGCACGGTGTTCGGCCGCCACATCTACGCGATCGGGGGCAACCGTCACGCGGCGGAGCTGTCGGGCATCAAGACCCGCCGCGTGGACTTCTGGCTGTTCGTCAACATGGGCTTCCTCGCGGCGCTGGCCGGCCTCATCTTCACCGCCCGGCTGAACCTCGCCGGTCCGAAGGCCGGTGACGGGTTCGAGCTCGAGGCCATCTCCGCGGCGTTCATCGGCGGCGCGGCCGTGCAGGGCGGTGTCGGCACGATCGGCGGCGCCATCATCGGTGGCCTCATCATCGGCGTGCTCAACAACGGCATGTCGATCCTGGGCATCGGCATCGACTGGCAGCAGGCCGTGAAGGGTCTGGTGCTGCTCCTGGCGGTCGCCTTCGACGTCTACAACAAGCGCCGCTCCGGCAACTGA
- the hrpA gene encoding ATP-dependent RNA helicase HrpA: MSAPEPVIAYPPELPVSAAREEIARAIAENQVVIVAGATGSGKTTQLPKICLELGRTSIAHTQPRRIAARTIAERIAEEMQVPLGTTVGYKVRFTDNVSADTRVALVTDGILLNEIHRDRLLRRYDTIIIDEAHERSLNIDFLLGYLRRILPERPELKVIVTSATIDPQSFAKHFADAADRPAPIVEVSGRTYPVDIRYRPLVPDGAADDDADEVGGIVAALRELDREPPGDVLVFLPGEAEIRDAADAVRGAYAKDAAPTEVLPLYGRLSSAEQHRVFEPSRVAGVRRRIILATNVAETSLTVPGIRYVVDTGTARISRYSARSKIQRLPIEAVSQASAQQRSGRAGRTAPGVAIRLYSEEDFTRRPEYTEPEVLRTSLASVLLQMLALGFGDIAAFPFLTKPDSRGVKAAGDLLTELGAITVPGGRSGDNPRLTKIGREIARLPIDPRFARMLLEARENGTLGEVLPIVAGLSIQDVRERPEERREEADRLHARFADPTSDFLTLLNLWNHLQEKQAELGSSAFRRLCRSEFLNYVRVREWVDVHRQLRSVLGGPRSSREAGPDGHEAGDAIHRAILAGLLSQIGILDPRTANPPKDRRTPKAPADGRPAKGEYIGARGARFAIFPGSGLRKKRPHAVMAAELVETSRLFARTVAAIDPAWAEELAGDLAKRSLSEPHWSKSAGAASAYEKITLFGVEIVPRRRVQLARFDRPLAREMFLRHALVEDEWDAAALDKRLTAFLRRNAEQRRRLEKIEERERRRDILVGDEAVFAFYDARVPADVFDVRSFERWWREAAARTPHLLDLTEADLTGDAARADDRGFPSRWRQGDQTLSLSYRFEPGAPDDGLTVLVPLALLAQLRPDGFDWQVPGLRDQLVTALLRALPKAIRRNVVPAADWAERFSAELVGRGPEDTDGLPATSLVEALAAQVQRVANQPVRASDFDLERVPGHLLPTFRAVDARGRTAGSDRDLAALQARLADRARSSVAATIERSTARVAAATAPGSAAAFPARAGVTGWDFGDLPDVVDTRVAGGVVRGYPAVVDDGASVSLRLETTPADAVRLTRAGVRRLLLLAVASPAAYVLEHLTSTEKLALAASPYPNAKALIEDARVAVADAVLEREAPAGVRTRAAFEAVRDRLSAVVVDDTFAAVSLAARVLSAAREVDRALKGQSSMALLGALGDVRAQLGGLVFPGFVSAIGLTRLAHVPRYLAGALERLQTLPDNPGRDRQRQNEYERAAALYAEAGGTIPPAPGTPAGLVHARWLLEELRVSLFAQRLGTAEAVSPQRIAKALREAGAPAARG; the protein is encoded by the coding sequence GTGTCCGCGCCCGAACCCGTCATCGCCTACCCGCCGGAGCTGCCCGTCAGCGCCGCCCGGGAGGAGATCGCGCGCGCCATCGCCGAGAACCAGGTCGTGATCGTGGCCGGCGCCACCGGCTCGGGCAAGACGACGCAGCTGCCGAAGATCTGCCTCGAGCTCGGCCGCACCAGCATCGCCCACACCCAGCCCCGCCGGATCGCCGCGCGCACGATCGCCGAACGCATCGCGGAAGAGATGCAGGTGCCGCTGGGCACCACGGTCGGCTACAAGGTGCGCTTCACCGACAACGTCTCCGCCGACACCCGCGTCGCGCTCGTGACCGACGGCATCCTGCTCAACGAGATCCACCGCGACCGGCTGCTGCGCCGCTACGACACGATCATCATCGACGAGGCCCACGAGCGGTCGCTGAACATCGACTTCCTCCTCGGCTACCTCCGCCGCATCCTGCCCGAGCGGCCGGAGCTGAAGGTCATCGTGACGTCGGCGACGATCGACCCGCAGAGCTTCGCGAAGCACTTCGCGGATGCGGCGGATCGCCCGGCGCCGATCGTGGAGGTGTCCGGCCGCACCTACCCGGTCGACATCCGCTACCGCCCGCTCGTGCCCGACGGCGCGGCCGACGACGACGCGGACGAGGTGGGCGGCATCGTCGCGGCGCTGCGCGAACTCGACCGCGAGCCGCCGGGCGACGTGCTCGTCTTCCTCCCCGGCGAGGCGGAGATCCGCGATGCCGCCGACGCCGTGCGCGGCGCGTATGCGAAGGATGCCGCGCCCACCGAGGTGCTCCCCCTCTACGGACGCCTGTCCTCGGCCGAACAGCACCGCGTGTTCGAGCCGTCCCGCGTGGCGGGCGTGCGACGGCGGATCATCCTGGCCACCAACGTCGCCGAGACGAGTCTGACCGTCCCCGGCATCCGCTACGTCGTCGACACCGGGACCGCGCGCATCTCGCGCTACAGCGCGCGCTCGAAGATCCAGCGCCTGCCGATCGAGGCGGTGTCGCAGGCCTCCGCGCAGCAGCGCTCGGGCCGTGCGGGCCGCACGGCCCCGGGCGTGGCCATCCGCCTCTACTCCGAGGAGGACTTCACCCGCCGGCCGGAGTACACCGAGCCCGAGGTCCTGCGCACGTCGCTGGCGTCGGTGCTGCTGCAGATGCTCGCCCTCGGGTTCGGCGACATTGCGGCGTTCCCCTTCCTCACCAAGCCCGATTCGCGCGGCGTCAAGGCGGCCGGCGACCTGCTCACCGAGCTCGGCGCCATCACCGTGCCGGGCGGACGCAGCGGCGACAACCCCAGGCTCACGAAGATCGGCCGCGAGATCGCGCGCCTGCCGATCGACCCCCGTTTCGCGCGGATGCTGCTGGAGGCCCGCGAGAACGGCACGCTCGGCGAGGTGCTGCCCATCGTGGCGGGTCTGTCCATCCAGGACGTCCGCGAACGACCCGAGGAGCGCCGCGAGGAGGCCGACCGCCTGCACGCGCGGTTCGCCGATCCCACGAGCGACTTCCTCACGCTGCTGAACCTGTGGAACCACCTGCAGGAGAAGCAGGCCGAGCTCGGCTCCAGCGCCTTCCGGCGGCTGTGCCGCAGCGAGTTCCTCAACTACGTCCGGGTGCGGGAGTGGGTGGACGTGCACCGGCAGCTGCGCTCCGTGCTCGGCGGTCCGCGCTCCTCGCGGGAGGCCGGCCCCGACGGGCATGAGGCGGGAGACGCCATCCACCGGGCGATCCTGGCCGGCCTGCTGTCGCAGATCGGCATCCTCGACCCGCGCACCGCGAACCCGCCGAAAGACCGCCGTACGCCCAAGGCGCCCGCCGACGGGCGCCCCGCCAAGGGCGAGTACATCGGAGCGCGCGGCGCGCGCTTCGCGATCTTCCCCGGTTCGGGCCTGCGCAAGAAGCGGCCGCACGCGGTGATGGCCGCCGAGCTGGTGGAGACCTCACGGCTGTTCGCCCGCACCGTCGCCGCGATCGATCCGGCGTGGGCGGAGGAGCTCGCCGGCGACCTCGCGAAGCGCTCGCTGAGCGAACCGCACTGGTCCAAGAGCGCCGGTGCCGCATCGGCGTACGAGAAGATCACGCTGTTCGGCGTGGAGATCGTGCCGCGCCGCCGCGTGCAGCTGGCCCGCTTCGACCGGCCGCTCGCGCGCGAGATGTTCCTGCGCCACGCGCTCGTCGAGGACGAATGGGATGCGGCGGCCCTGGACAAGCGGCTCACGGCGTTCCTGCGCCGCAACGCCGAGCAGCGCCGGCGGCTGGAGAAGATCGAAGAGCGCGAGCGGCGCCGCGACATCCTCGTCGGGGACGAGGCGGTGTTCGCGTTCTACGACGCCCGCGTCCCCGCCGACGTGTTCGACGTGCGCTCGTTCGAACGGTGGTGGCGCGAGGCCGCGGCACGCACGCCGCACCTGCTCGACCTCACCGAGGCCGACCTCACCGGTGACGCCGCGCGCGCCGACGACCGGGGCTTCCCCTCACGGTGGCGGCAGGGCGATCAGACGCTGTCGCTGTCGTACCGCTTCGAACCCGGCGCCCCCGACGACGGCCTCACGGTGCTCGTGCCGCTGGCCCTCCTCGCCCAGCTGCGGCCGGACGGGTTCGACTGGCAGGTGCCGGGTCTGCGCGACCAGCTCGTGACTGCGCTGCTGCGCGCCCTCCCGAAGGCGATCCGCCGCAACGTCGTCCCCGCCGCCGACTGGGCCGAGCGGTTCTCGGCGGAGCTCGTCGGCCGGGGCCCCGAAGACACCGACGGGCTGCCGGCGACGAGCCTCGTCGAAGCCCTCGCCGCGCAGGTGCAGCGGGTCGCGAATCAGCCGGTGCGCGCATCCGACTTCGACCTCGAGCGCGTGCCCGGGCACCTCCTGCCGACCTTCCGCGCCGTCGACGCGCGCGGACGCACCGCCGGCAGCGACCGTGACCTGGCCGCCCTGCAGGCGCGCCTGGCGGACCGCGCGCGCTCGAGCGTCGCCGCGACGATCGAGCGGAGCACGGCGCGGGTCGCGGCGGCGACGGCTCCCGGGTCAGCCGCCGCGTTCCCCGCGCGCGCCGGCGTCACCGGCTGGGATTTCGGCGACCTGCCCGACGTCGTAGACACCAGGGTGGCGGGCGGCGTCGTGCGCGGCTACCCCGCCGTCGTCGACGACGGCGCGAGCGTGTCGCTGCGGCTGGAGACCACGCCCGCGGATGCGGTGCGCCTCACTCGTGCGGGCGTGCGTCGCCTGCTCCTCCTGGCCGTCGCCTCCCCCGCCGCGTACGTGCTCGAGCACCTCACCTCGACGGAGAAGCTCGCCCTCGCCGCATCCCCGTACCCCAACGCCAAGGCGCTCATCGAAGACGCGCGCGTCGCCGTGGCCGATGCGGTGCTGGAGCGGGAGGCGCCCGCGGGCGTGCGCACGCGCGCGGCGTTCGAGGCGGTGCGCGACCGCCTGTCGGCCGTCGTCGTGGACGACACCTTCGCGGCGGTGTCGCTGGCGGCCCGAGTGCTCTCGGCCGCGCGGGAGGTCGACCGCGCGCTCAAGGGGCAGAGCTCCATGGCGCTCCTGGGCGCGCTGGGGGACGTGCGGGCGCAACTGGGCGGCCTCGTCTTCCCCGGGTTCGTCTCGGCCATCGGCCTCACGCGCCTGGCGCACGTGCCGCGGTACCTCGCGGGGGCGCTCGAGCGCTTGCAGACCCTCCCCGACAACCCGGGGCGCGACCGGCAGCGGCAGAACGAGTACGAACGAGCCGCCGCCCTGTACGCCGAAGCGGGCGGGACGATCCCGCCCGCCCCCGGCACCCCCGCCGGCCTCGTGCACGCCCGGTGGCTGCTGGAGGAGCTGCGCGTGAGCCTGTTCGCGCAGCGCCTGGGCACCGCCGAGGCGGTCTCGCCGCAGCGCATCGCGAAGGCGCTGCGCGAGGCGGGCGCCCCGGCCGCCCGCGGGTAG
- the chvE gene encoding multiple monosaccharide ABC transporter substrate-binding protein, giving the protein MKAKKVLLATIAAGALMLSACSGGGSGSGDSGGDGGLIGVAMPTKSSERWIQDGNAVKETLEEQGFTVDLQYAEDDIPTQVSQIENMITKGAEALIVASIDGTTLSEVLQNAADADIPVIAYDRLIRDSENVDYYASFDNFLVGQQQAWSVLAGLGLTDLEGEPAADAPAGPFNIELFAGSLDDNNAVFFWDGAMSVLEPLIDDGTLVVQSGQTDINQAATLRWDGETAQSRMEDILTASYSDGTQVDAVLSPYDGISRGIISALTDAGYSVGEEWPVISGQDAEVDSVKAILSGEQYATIFKDTRELAKVAADMAVAVLEDEEPEVNDTEQYDNGVKVVPSYLLSPVPVVKDNVEQSLVDTGYWTAEQLGL; this is encoded by the coding sequence GTGAAGGCGAAGAAGGTTCTTCTCGCAACGATCGCCGCCGGCGCGCTCATGCTCTCGGCCTGCAGCGGCGGAGGCAGCGGCAGCGGCGACAGCGGCGGCGACGGCGGCCTCATCGGCGTCGCGATGCCCACCAAGAGCTCCGAGCGGTGGATCCAGGACGGCAACGCCGTCAAGGAGACGCTCGAGGAGCAGGGCTTCACCGTCGACCTGCAGTACGCCGAGGACGACATCCCCACCCAGGTCTCGCAGATCGAGAACATGATCACGAAGGGCGCGGAAGCGCTCATCGTCGCCTCGATCGACGGCACCACGCTGTCGGAGGTGCTGCAGAACGCCGCCGACGCCGACATCCCGGTGATCGCCTACGACCGCCTCATCCGCGACTCCGAGAACGTCGACTACTACGCCTCGTTCGACAACTTCCTCGTCGGGCAGCAGCAGGCGTGGTCGGTGCTCGCGGGGCTCGGCCTGACGGACCTCGAAGGCGAGCCGGCCGCGGATGCGCCGGCCGGACCGTTCAACATCGAGCTGTTCGCCGGGTCGCTCGACGACAACAACGCCGTCTTCTTCTGGGACGGCGCCATGAGCGTGCTCGAGCCGCTCATCGACGACGGCACTCTCGTGGTGCAGTCCGGCCAGACCGACATCAATCAGGCGGCGACGCTGCGCTGGGACGGCGAGACCGCCCAGAGCCGCATGGAGGACATCCTCACGGCGAGCTACTCCGACGGCACGCAGGTCGACGCCGTGCTCTCCCCGTACGACGGCATCTCGCGCGGCATCATCTCCGCTCTCACCGACGCCGGCTACAGCGTCGGCGAGGAATGGCCCGTCATCTCCGGTCAGGACGCCGAGGTCGACTCGGTCAAGGCGATCCTCTCGGGTGAGCAGTACGCGACGATCTTCAAGGACACCCGCGAGCTCGCGAAGGTCGCCGCCGACATGGCGGTCGCCGTCCTCGAGGACGAAGAGCCCGAGGTCAACGACACCGAGCAGTACGACAACGGCGTGAAGGTCGTTCCGTCCTATCTCCTGTCGCCGGTCCCGGTCGTCAAGGACAACGTCGAGCAGTCGCTGGTGGACACCGGCTACTGGACCGCAGAGCAGCTCGGCCTGTAA